The genomic window GCGATTCGTTTAAGACGCGGTAGATCCGCGATGCTTTTCAGAGTCGCCGTGACCGATTCGTCGGGAGAACCCAGCCAATCCTTGTGTAGCGCGCAGAAATCACGCGTATTGAAGGTCACAATGGCTCGGCCCTGCTCGTGGCACCACTCAAGGTGAGTGGTTCCGGCTCGCTCAAACGACCGGCTTCAGGCGTTGAAACAGCGTCGAAGCCGTTTGCACGCAATATCTCCGCCAACTCGCCGTGAACGTCCTCGTCAGTAAAGAATGAAATATCGCTCATGTGCGACCCGGGCCACCGGGATAAAGTCGCTTCACCGTTTCCTCAGCGTTGGCGGCGATCTCTTCTTCCATCTCGACCGGGTGATCGTAGGCGTACGCCAGAGCGTCATGCACGTCGGACGGCCGCAAATGGGGATATTGCTGCACGATCCCCTCCACCGTCATCCCCATGCGATACCAGCCCAGAATCAAGCTCGCGCGGATTCGAGTGCCCGCAATTACGGCCCGGCCACCGCAACGGTCGGGGACTTTTTCAATGTTTCGGAAGTCGATTTTTTGCATGGTTCAAGATCCGAAGTCAGGAATGCACGATGCCATTATACCAGGGTTCGGCCGGTGGGCAGCGCCACTTCTTCTTCATCACTCCTCAACTTCGCCAACACGCTGTAATCCTCCAGCGTAGTCGTGTCGCCGATGGTCTCCTTGCCGGCGGCGATGTCGCGGAGAAGGCGGCGCATGATCTTGCCGCTGCGGGTCTTCGGCAAGGCGTTGGTGCCGCGGATGTCGTCAGGCTGGGCCAGGGCGCCGATCCGCGCCGATCTCCTTGCGAAGGCGCTTAATCGGGGCATGCAACGGTTGCGGTTGCGCAATTACGGCGTTTCCAGCAATTCCCGCCAACTGTCGCCGGTCAGCGCGCGCTCCATCGGAGGCAACCGCACGACTTAGTTCGCGCGGCCCTGAGGTCGGCCGCATCGCGGTTTTGCAAAAAGCGCTCTAGGCCCGCATCGGCGATTTGGGTAAGGTTTGCAAACTTTACAAAGCCCGGTCCGGTTTTTATCGCGGCTGCGTGAAGTTTTGACTGTGGCCCACGGTTTGCTTAGAGGCCGTGGCCAGTGCGATTCGCAGTGGACGTGGATCGCTTTTGCGCATGGATTGCCGGAGTCGAGAGCATGGAAGCTCGTCTTGTTTCTGCCGCCGTCGTGGCGGTCGCGTTTTGTTCGTTGGGGGCCAGTCACCGCACCGCCAACTTCGTCGTTCGGGCCGCCACGGGCGAAATCGCCCACGAAGTCGGCCAGGCCGCTGAAAAATACCGTCGGGAGCTGGCCATCGAATGGCTCGGCAAGGAGATGCCCAACTGGTTTCAGCCTTGCCCGATCACGGTTGAGGTCGGACCGCAGCTCGGCGCCGGCGGCGCCACCAGCTTCATCTTCGACCACGGCGACGTGTTCGGCTGGCAGATGTCGATTCAGGGTTCGCGTGAGCGCGTGCTCGATTCGGTGCTGCCGCACGAGGTGACGCACACGATTTTCGCCAGCTATTTCCGGCGGCCCTTGCCGCGTTGGGCCGACGAGGGGGCCAGCAGCACCGTGGAGCACGACAGCGAGCGGCGCAAGCAGCAGCGCATGCTGGTGCAGTTCCTGCAGACCCGCCGCGGCATCGCCTTCAACGACATGTTCGCCATGAAGCAGTATCCTCGCGACATTCTGCCGCTCTATGCCCAGGGCCATTCGCTGGCCACCTTCCTGATGGCCCAGGGCGGCAAACGCAAGTTCCTGCGCTATGTGAAAGAGGGGACCGATACCGACGATTGGACCACGGCCACGCAGGCCCATTACCGCTTTGCCAGCCTGGGTCAACTGCAAATGGCCTGGCTCGACTGGGTGCGCGGCGGCAGCCGATTGCCGCCGGCGAATCCGGCCCTCGAAGAGGCGGATATGAAGGAGCTTGTGGTCGCCGACGATGCCCGACAGCCCCGACCGACCGGCGATCTCATCCACCGCGAGCCGTCAACGGAGAGGCTGGCGGTGGCGCGGGTGACGCCGGCGGAAGACTTCGACGCCGAAACAGCGCCGGGACCCGTCACCACGCAGAGCAGCCGGCCGCCCTCGGTCGAGCCTGCCCGGACCATCATTCTGGAATGGGCACCGCCCGCTTCGCCGGCGACGAAGGCCGCGGGCCAGTCGATCTACCGCCGGTAGCGCAGGACCGGCAAAAAAGCTTGCGCTGTGCCTCGACATCGGATAGAATGCAATCAAGTGTCGGGCCCATGCTAGGCATCATGGCTGGAAATCGGTTCACCAATGGATGATCCTGAACGGGCCATTCACGATCTCTGGCCCGAACCCTGGGAAGGCTTGCCTGGAGATGAGGGCGCTGTTAATTGGGATGAAGAAAGTCGCCAAAGGAATGGCCGCACCAAGAACCCTCCTGACGCGAAAGGCAAATGGTGGCGATGGTACTTCGTATATCACAAGCCGACTTGCCAGCGGATTAAGATCAGCGCCGATCAAGACCCAGAGACAGGTCTTTGGTTCAACCCGCACTCGTCATCCGGCGACAATTGACATGCCATGAGCGAACAACCGACCAATGTGCTGACCGAGACGAAGCGCCTACGTCATCGAATAAAGCGGCTGTACGACCTCTTGAACGAGCGTAAATTCGACAAATGCTTTGAAATTGTTGACCCTCGCCTAAGAACGGCAGGCAAGATCACGCTGGAGTTATATCAAAGCTCTTTGTCGCACTTTATCGAGAAATACGGCCCTTTGCACGTGCTACGAATAGACGGCCTTAAGCTGCATATCGACGTGCCAGCAAGAAATGAGGACCGGGATTTTGCCTACGCGCTGGTCGTCGCACAGGACGCGAAGGGGCGAGAGATGGCGTTTCGAGAGCGCTGGGTGAGAGAATCCGACGGGTTTTGGTACACGCGGAAATTGGGCCTTGTATAGCCGAAAATCGCGCTAGGGTATCATCGCCCGGCCGCCGGACGAGACGACCGTTTGCCCGGTCATGAAGCTCGATTCTTCGCTGAGCAGGAAGCGAATCACGTTGGCGATCTCGTCGGGTTGCCCGATCCGGCCCAGCGGCGTTTCGCTGACCACTTGGCGGATGGTCTGTTCCGGCAAGACGTGCGCCATTTCGGTTTCGGTCAGGCCCGGCGCGACGCAGTTCACCCGCACGTGCGGAGCAAACGCCTCGGCGCAGCAGCGCGTGAGCGCGATCACGCCCGCCTTGGCCGAGGCGTAATGAATTTGCATTTTTCGCGGGCGAAGCGCCGCAATCGACGAAACCGTGACCATGCGGCCAAAACCACGCCGGAGCATTTCGTCTTTGACGGCGAACACCACCAGGAACGTCCCGTTGAGGTTCACGTCGATCGTCTCGCGCCACTGCTCGTAAGACAGCTCCGCGTGGCTGGCAATGTTGCTGATGGCTCCGCAATGCGCCAGCAGGTCGATGGGACCAATCTTCGTTCGGGCCGCGCTCACGAGCCGTTCCACGTCGTCGGGCTTCGAGACATCGCAAGGGGCACAGACCGCGCGGCGGCCCAGCGAGCGGATTTCGCCCACGACGGCCTCGGCGGCGTCGGTCCGCGACGCGTAGCTGATGGCCACGTCGGCCCCTTCCCGTGCCAGCCGCAGCGCCGTGGCCCGGCCGATTCCTCTTGAACCGCCCGTCACCAGTGCCACGCGGTTTGCGAATGCTTGGTCCATGTTTGTTTACCTCGCTGAATAGGTTGTCCTGGGCGAAAGCGGCGCAGCCCCTGCTCGAACACGTGCGGCGTGATGTAGCGGGTGTGATAGTTTTGCCAGTCTTGCCGATGGTGACGGAAGACCCGATCGTCTTCGAGCTTGCCGGGTGGTGTGGTGTACTTGTTCATGCCGTGGGCCGGCAAAGGTAAAACCGTCTTTCCAAAACGTGTATTGTAATCGCCGTCTTTCACCCAGCCGTCCGAGATCCAGACAAAATCTCGTTTCCAGCCGGCTGCCGGTTCAGGCGGAGCCGCAAACTTAAGGACGATCTCGTCGCCGGCGGTAACGATGGCGTAGCGGTCGTCGATGGCTGCCAGCAGCTCGCGAATGTCGCCATGTCGCGTGTGGTAGCCAATCAAGTCGCGCCAGTGCTGGCCGACCGAAACAAGCTGATCATAGTCGGGCAACTCCGGAGAGCTGCGGTTTGCCTGGGTCATCGCCACAATGCCGCGGAAACGCAAATCGGCCGTCTGCGGCGCCAGTTCTCGCCGCTTGACCGCCGCATCGTCTCGCCCCAGACCATAAGCCAGCCAGTCCCAATAAACCTCCATATTGGTCCGCAGGCGAAAGCGACGCGCCACGCCGGAACCGCGGGACTCGTCCAGTCCATCGAGTCGGATCAGCATGGTTTTGTTTTTGCCGGCCGGAAAACCGAGCCGCTGTACGGCCTTGACGGCCTTGTCGATCGGCGTATCAAACTCCGCCTGAAACGTGCCGTTGGGCCAGACAATGCGCAATACATCCGCTCGCTTCCGTTCGCCCAGACCGAAATGGACCACCGGCGCGTTGATCGGTTGTTTGACTACGTGGGTGCCGGTACGCAGCTCGATTTCGCCTCCAACGCCGAAGGAATTGATTCGATTATCGCCGTCGGCCTTCTCATCCGTGGCCAGCGGACGGACATTCTGCCAGGGCACAAAACTGGCCGAGCGTTCGTTAGCGAAGACGTGCAGGTGGCCGCTTTCGTCCAGCAACGCCGCGTCTGGTGCGCCGTCATAATCGAAATCAGCCCAAGCAAACCATTGCGGTCCCTTGGCGTCTTCAAAAACCGGCCGCCTGTTTTGGGAGCTACAGCGACTAGGCGCGTCCGACGGGGACGACCGGCGTAACACTGCGGCGATCACATAGCCTAGGTGGATGTCAAATTAGGGAACAGCGGCCTCTGGTGGGCCAACAATTGTGAGTTGCTGTACTGGCCGTCAGCCCTTGGCCCGCTTCTTGCCGATGAACACGCGCTCTTTGGGAGCGTCGCCGAACGCCTGCCGCGGCATGTTCAAGGTCGATGCAAAAACTCCTGTCGATCCACCCGCCACCCACTCACTCAGGTTCACGGTGGTGAATTCGGCGTGGTTATGAATCAGCATCAGCTTGGCCGTCATACCACCCACGTTTTCGACGTAATGCCCGAACCCCTGAGGGACGAAAGCGACGTCTTCGGGGCCGCAGTCGAACAGCGACGGCACTCCCTGTCCGTCGACGATTGTCATACGGATTTCGCCGGCCATCACAAACAGCCACTCATCCGAGTTCGGATGCCAGTGAGGCTCGCGCAGATCGCCGGCGGAAAGGTCGATCAAACTGGCCGAGATGGATGCCGAAATCGGGAAGTCGTGAAGCTTGTGCTCGCGGATGGAACTCTCGCCGTAGCGGTGGACCGGCGCCTTTCCCATGCGGAATTTGTAGATAGAGTCAGTTTGGCCGGCCGCGGGCCGGTCTGGTTCAGGACCCGCCTTTTCGCCCGCGAATTCGCCGTTCGATCGCGCCTTCGCGCCAACCACTCCACTGGCCACGGCGCCCGCCGCAATCCCAATAACGCTTCGACGACTAACGCCCTTCATGAAACCACTCCCATAGACGAAGATTAATGCGGCCGGCGACTTAGCGTGGCGCGAGCGCCGGCCGGCGATCGGGAATACACCGCGATTGATCTTATTCCGGACCGCGGGCGTTCCGCAAGGCGGCCAAACACCTGACATTCAAAACCCGACCGCCGACATGGCGGTCGAGAAGCCTCATTCGCCGTACCGCACTACGCGGAACGAAGCGCGTCGAGGGCCAGCTCGACTTCGCGAAAGGGCGGCGCGTGGACGAGGTCGGCGCCGGCGCGCAGGGGGGCCAGCAGCTTGCCCAGCAGCTCGCGCTCCAGCCAATCGGCCAGCCATTGGGCACGCATTTCGGCGTAGCGAAGCTGCAAGCGACGGAAGAGACGGGCGGCCGCCTGCGTCACGCCCTCGCCCGTCACGGTCACCACGGCCTCGCCGCCGACCGTCGTGCCGCCGGCAATCATGGCCTCGGTTGCCAAATGACTGGCCGTCTGGCCGGCCAGGTGCGCCGCCGCGTGGCCCACGACGTCGCCGGCCAGAATCCAGCCGCTGACGGCCAGCGTGACCGTGATCGCCGGCCTGGCCACCGCGGCCGCGTTGTCGAGCGACCGCAGCACGTTGATGGCGCCGGGGTTCCCTTCGCTCCAACGATCGAGCTCGCTCCGCAGGAAGGCGCGGTAGTCGTCGTCGAGCGCCGGCAACGCCGCGTGGGCCGCGGCCAGCCGTGCCAACAACGCCTCACGCGCGGCCCCGCCCAACATCGCCGCCAGCCGCGGCCGCAGCACGTCGTTGCCGATCTGCGAAAGGCGGTCGAGCTCGGCCAGCAGTTTTTCCAAGGCTTCGACAATCGCCTGCCGCTCACGGGCGCGAAACGTCTCCTGCGGCGGCTCGGCGTCGCCCCGCGCCGTCCGCCACGCCTCGCGCACCGGCCAGGAAACGCCCTGACCCACGACGCGATAGAAGGCGTGAATCTTGCGCGACCAGCCGCTGCGCCGGGCGTCCCACCAGGCACGGACTTCATCGACCAGCAAACGTGGCGGCAGCGTCGGCCAGTCGACGCGGGCCATCTGCGCCGCGTTCAACGTCTTGTTGGCGGCCGCAAACTCGGCACTCGCCTCGCGCAACTGCCAGAGCCAGGCCGGCACGCCGCCGTCGCGGTCGAGCAACCGGGCCAACGCCCCGCGGAATGTGCGGACCTTGATGGCGTCGAAATGGAGCTGAGCCAACTCCGCCTGCAACGATGCGGGTCCACCGAGCGGGGCATGGCCATCGGGTCCGACTTCGCAAAACGGCAATCGCAGGTGGTTGGCGGCCGCGCGGTCGTAAGGCACGACGTACACGTGGTCCGGGCGAGCGCCCGTTTCGGCCGTAAACGTGGCCAGCCACTGCGGCCAATAGTCGCGGTCTTCGGCCAGGTCGCACTGGTTGAAGACCACGATCACCGGCTTGTCGGCCTCGGCGGCCTTGCGGAAGAACTGCTTCACCGCCGCGTCGTTGTACTTCTGCTGCGTGAGCACGGCGATCAGCACGTCGGCCGAACGGCGGATCTGGTCGGCACGCAGCCAGTTCACCGCCGCATCGGAATCGACGTCGGGCGTGTCGAGCAGCAACAGCCGCGGAGGCACGCTTTCGGCCAGCCGCCAGAAGAGGAGATGCTCGGCGCAGTCGGTCAGCGAGTCGGCGGCCGACTGCCACTCGCGCAGCTCGAAGCCTTCGAACAGGCGCGCGAGGAGCCGGGCGTCGTCGAAGCCCGGCGGCACAAGGCAGATGGGATGCCGGGTGCCGGCGGCCAGCGGACTGACGGCGCTGGCGTTTTGGCCGGCCAGGTGGTTGAATATCACCGACTTGCCGATGTTGGTGCCGCCCACGACCGCCACGACCAGGGCGGGTTTGATACCGAGTTGGGGCAACAGCTTGTGCTTGAGCAGCTCGGACCACTCCTGATTTTCGGGCGTGGGCATGCCCAGCGTGGCCGCGGCCGCGGCCAGCTCGTCGAGCGCGCAGTGCAGCCGTTGGATTTGTTCCGCCCAAAGATCGAAAGCGACGCTCATGCAGCAGTAGATGGTAGGCCGCGGGGGGGAGGAATTGCAAATTGCAAATTGCGAATTGATAATCAGCGAATGTAAGGTGGGACCAGCGAGCTTGCGAGCTCTGGCCAACCGCGAAAGACGTCGTTGCCAACGGTGGGCCGGCGCTCGCAAGCTCGCTGGTCCCACCTTACGACTCGCCAGCCAGCGCCTGAACCCCGAACCCTGAACCTTGCATGCCGGTTGCCTCGCCGATCATTGAAGTCGCCGCCTGGCTGGCCGAGTGCCAGCGGGGTGCGGCTTTCACCGGGGCGGCCATCAGCACCGAAAGCGGCATCCCCGACTTCCGTTCGCCCGGCGATCCGACGCCGCTCGATGGCATTGCCGATTTCGTGATTCACGAACCGATCGGCCAGACGCTCGCGGCCATCGAAAACGAGCTGCAGCGAGCGACATCACAAAAAGAAGAAAGAGAGCCACGATGAGATTCCGGCATGGGGTGCCATTGACTCCGGTTCTATACTGCCTCGCGGCGGCTTCGCTGCTGCCGGCCGCCGAGCCGCGCCTGCCGCGCGACAATTTGCTGGTCTATCGCGGACCGAATGGCGGGCCGCTGCCTGTCCGCACCACGGCCGACTGGCTGAAACGGCGGGCCGAGATCCTGGAGGGCATGCAGTCGGTCATGGGCCGCTTGCCGGGCGACGAGAAGCGCTGCCCCCTCGATATGAAGGTTGAAGAAGAAGTCGACCGCGGCCAGTACGTGCGGCGACTGATTACGTATAGCTCTGAGCCGGGCGGCCGCGTGCCTGCTTACCTGTGCATTCCCAAAGCGGCCCTGGCCAAGGGCGCGGCGCGCGTGCCCGCCGTGTTGTGCCTGCACCCGACGGACAACGTCGCGGGGCATGGGGTGGTGGTCGGCCTGGGTGGCAAGGCGAATCGCAGTTATGCCGCGGAGCTGGCCGAGCGAGGTTATGTGACGCTTTCGCCCAGCTATCCGCTGTTGGCCGAGTATCAGCCCGACCTGAAGGCGCTCGGCTGGGAGAGCGGCACGTTGAAGGCGGTTTGGGACAACATCCGCGGCCTCGACTTGCTGGCGTCGCTCGGCTTTGTGCGGCCTGACGCCTTTGGTGTCATCGGCCATTCGCTGGGCGGGCACAATTCCGTATATACCGCGGTGTTCGATGACCGCATCAAGGCGGTGGTGTCGAGCTGCGGCCTGGACTCGTATCTCGACTACATGGGCGGCGACGAAAAGGTCTGGTTCCCCGAAAAGGGCTGGTGTCAGACCCGTTACATGCCAAAGCTGGCCGGCTATCGCAACCGCCTGGCTGAGATCCCGTTCGATTTCTCGGAGATGATCGGTGCCTTGGCGCCGCGGCAGGTGTTGATCGTGGCGCCGCTGCATGACAGCAACTTCAAGTTCGACAGCGTCGATCGGCTGGCCGCGGCCGCGCGCGAGGTGTTCAAGCTCTACGGCCAAGGCGACCATCTTCGCGTCGAGCATCCCGACTGCGAGCACGACTTTCCCGACGCGATGCGAGACGAAGCATATCGGCTGTTCGACGCGGTGCTGCGTCCGTAACCTCACGCGCCCGCATATAATAGCGGCGAGGGCGGGCAACTTCTGATGGGCGGGCCGGTTGGCCGAAATTTTTTCAATATCGGAACTGGGGGCCAGAATCGGCGACGCACTGTTCGCCGATCGCTGGCGGCTGCGCCGGCAATTGCGAGATATCGAACAGGCCGAACAACGCGGTCGGCCCACCGACCAGCGGCTTTCGCGGCTGGCCGATGAACTGGAGAAGTCGGCGGCCCTCCGGCAGGCACGCCGGGCGAACGTGCCGCACGCGCGGTACGACGATGCGCTGCCCGTCGCCGCCCGGCGGGGCGAGATCGCCGCCGCCATCCGCGAACATCAAGTGGTGATCGTCTGCGGCGACACCGGTTCCGGCAAGTCGACGCAGCTTCCCAAAATCTGCCTGGAGATCGGCCGCGGTCTGGAAGGTTTTATCGGGCACACCCAGCCGCGACGCATCGCCGCCCGGAGCGTGGCGGCCCGCATCGCCGAAGAACTGGGTTCGCCGCTGGGCCAGGCCGTCGGCTACAAGATTCGCTTCACCGATGCCACGAACCCGCGGACCTACGTCAAGCTGCTCACCGACGGCGTGCTGCTGGCCGAATCGCACCACGACCGGTTTCTCAACCAGTACGACACCATCATTCTCGACGAGGCGCACGAGCGGTCGCTGAACATCGACTTTCTGCTCGGATACTTGAAGCGGTTGCTGCCCAGCCGCCGCGATCTGAAGCTGATCGTGACGTCGGCCACGATCGACGCCGAACGCTTCGCGCGGCACTTCGAATCGGTGGCCGGCGACGTGCCGGTGATCAGCGTGTCGGGCCGCACCTATCCGGTCGAAGTCCGCTATCGACCGCCGATCGCCGAGAAGGAAGGCGAAGAGCCCGATATGGAACGGGCTGTCTTGGCCGCGGTCGACGAACTGGCCCGCGAGCAACCGGGCGACATCCTGATCTTCATGCCGACCGAGCAGGAGATTCTGGCCACGGCCAAAGCGCTGCGGGCGCATCGCATTCCCGGCGACCAGCCCGGACGCGCGACGGAAGTGCTGCCGCTGTATGCACGGCTTTCGACGGCGGAGCAGAACCGCATCTTTCAGCCCCATCAGGGTCGTCGGATTGTGATCGCCACGAACGTCGCCGAGTCGAGCCTGACGGTGCCGGGCGTGCGATCGGTGATCGACAGCGGCACTGCGCGAATCAGCCGTTATGCGGCCCGCTCCAAGGTCCAGCGGCTGCCGATCGAGCCGGTGTCGCAGGCTTCGGCCGATCAGCGAAAGGGGCGTTGCGGCCGGTTGGGGCCGGGCATCTGCATTCGGCTGTATCGCGAAGACGACTTTCTCAGCCGCGAGCGTTATACGCCGGCCGAGATTTTGCGCAGCAACCTGGCGGCCGTGGCTTTGCAGGCCAAGGCGTTGCGGCTGGGCGAGATCGAGGACTTTCCGTTTCTCGATGCCCCGCGGCCCGAATCGGTGAGCGACGCCTACCGCACGCTGTTCGAGCTTGGGGCGACGGACGAGCGGCAGCAGTTGACCGAGCTGGGGCGGCAGCTCAGCCGCTTGCCCGTCGATCCCCGGATCGGGCGCATCATTATGGCGGGCGTGCGCGAGAACTGCCTGCACGAGATTCTGATCATCGCCGCGGTGCTGGATCTGCACGACCCGCGTGAGCGGCCCTCCGACCAGCAGGAGGCGGCCGATCAGGCCCACGCCCGGTTCGCCGACGAGCAGTCGGATTTTATCGGCTTCTTGAGGCTGTGGGATTTTTACCACGAGCTGAAGGGGCGGTTGTCGCGCAATCAGGTGCGCAAGGCCTGCCGCGAATTCTTTCTGTCGCACAACCGCATGCGCGAGTGGCTGGAGATCCATCGGCAGCTTTTGAAGTTCTGCGGCCAGGCGGGCTTCGAGCTGCATCCGCGCCGCAACGACTATGAGCGGATTCACCGGGCGTTGTTGGCCGGCTTCTTGTCGAGCATCGCGTATCGCAGCGACCCCTATGAATACACGGTGGCCGGCGGACAAAAAGCGATGCTGTGGCCCGGCTCGGCGGCCTACCAGCGGCGGCCGAAGTGGGTGATCGCCGGCGAGGTGCTGGAGACGAACCGCCGCTACCTGCGCACGGCCGCCCGCATTCATCCGCGCTGGATCGAGCCGCTCGCCGAGCACCTGGTGAAGCGCAGCCATCGCGATCCGCACTGGGATCCGTCGGTCGGCGCGGCGATGGTCGTGGAAAACGTCTCGCTGTTCGGCCTGCCGATCGCGCGCGAGCGGCGTGTGCCGCTGGCCGCCGTCGATCCGGTGTACGCGCGGGAGCTGTTCATCGAACACGGGCTGGTGCATGGCGGCTGCCCCACGCGGGCCAAGTTTCTGGCGCACAATCAACAGTTGCTGGCAGAATTGGAGCGGTTGCAGCGGAAGGTGCGGCGATACGGCCTGGTGCGCGGCGAGCACGCCCGCTTCGGCTTTTACGACCGGCGGCTGCCGGAAGAGGTGGTCGATGCGGCCAGCTTCGAGCGTTGGCGGCGCGAGGCGGAACACCAGCAGCCGGGCTTGCTCTTCATGTCGCCGAAAAACCTGCTCGCCGACCCGCTCGTGGAGAAGGATGCGGAGGCGTTTCCCGACGCCATCAGCGTCAGTACCATGCGGCTGCCGCTCGACTATTGCTTCGAGCCGGGCACCGAGCACGACGGCGTCACCATCACGGTGCCGAAAGAAGGCTTCCACCAGCTCGACGCGCGGCGGCTGGAGTGGCTCGTGCCGGGGCTGGTCGAAGAGAAGGTCGTGGCGCTGATCAAATCGCTCCCCAAGACGGTGCGGCGCGGGCTGGTGCCGGTGCCCGACACGGCGCGGCGTGTGCTGGCCGAGTTGCACTATCCCGAAGGCTGCTTGCAGGCGGCGATGGCCCACGCCTTGACCCGCATCGTCGGCACGCCGATCTCGGCCGAGGCCTTTCGCCTGTCGCGCGTGCCCGACCATTTGCGGATGCGGATTCGCGTGGTCGATTCGACCGGCCGGGCGTTGGCCGTCGGCCGCGATGTGGCCGGCGTGTGCAAGCAGCTTTGGACCGATACTCGGCCGACCTGGGGCGCGCTCGAGGACGCACGCTTTAACCGGCGAGACGTCACGAGTTGGGACTTCGGCGACTTGCCCGAACGCGTCGAAGTGAGCCGCGGAGGGATGGTGCTGGCGGGTTTCCCAACGTTGATCGACGCGGGCACCAGCGTCTCGTTGCGGCTGGCTGGCACATTGGAAGCGGCCACAGCGCAGACGCGTGGCGGGGTGCGCCGGCTGGTGGTGCTGGCGGCGCATAGCGACATCGAGCCGCACATCGAGTGGCTGCCCGGTCTGGGCGAGTTGGCTGCGTTGGGCAGCGATTTGGGCGACCGAAGTTATTGGAAGGAGCAGCTTATCGAGCTGGTAGCCGATCGGGCCTTTCTCGACCGGCCGTTGCCCCGCAGCCAGGCGGAGTTCGAAGCGATGCTCGCCGCCGGCCGCGAGCGGACCGGCGTAGCCGTGCAGGATGTGGTGCCGCTGGTCGCGCTGATTTTGGAGAGCCATTCGGCCGTGCGGCGCAGCTTGCAGCAAGCGACCAACACACAGTGGCTGTATGCCGTCACGGACATCGAGAGCCAGCTTGGCGAGTTGTTCCGGCCCGGTTTTTTGACTTCGACGGCCTGGCAGTCGTTGCAATCGTATCCGCGCTATCTGCGGGCAGTTCAGATACGGCTGGAACGGCTGGCGTCGGGGGGCATGGCCCGCGACCGCCAGTTGTTCGAAGAACTGGAAGGCCGTTGGCTGGCCTATCTCGATCTTGCCGCGCAATATGCTCGCGAAGGCATCTACGACGCGGCGTTGGCCCAATATCGCTGGCTGATCGAGGAGTTTCGCGTATCGCTGTTTGCCCAGCAGTTAGGGACGCTCACGACGGTTTCCACCAAGCGGCTCGATCAGCTTTGGGCGAAGTTGGTGTAGGGTGGGAGCGTCATGCGCTGGCCCGCCTCCGTTCTTAGGAGTTTTGCCGGGTCTATGACATCGACGAGGTGGAGGG from Pirellulales bacterium includes these protein-coding regions:
- a CDS encoding cupin domain-containing protein, with translation MGKAPVHRYGESSIREHKLHDFPISASISASLIDLSAGDLREPHWHPNSDEWLFVMAGEIRMTIVDGQGVPSLFDCGPEDVAFVPQGFGHYVENVGGMTAKLMLIHNHAEFTTVNLSEWVAGGSTGVFASTLNMPRQAFGDAPKERVFIGKKRAKG
- a CDS encoding ASPIC/UnbV domain-containing protein, yielding MLDESGHLHVFANERSASFVPWQNVRPLATDEKADGDNRINSFGVGGEIELRTGTHVVKQPINAPVVHFGLGERKRADVLRIVWPNGTFQAEFDTPIDKAVKAVQRLGFPAGKNKTMLIRLDGLDESRGSGVARRFRLRTNMEVYWDWLAYGLGRDDAAVKRRELAPQTADLRFRGIVAMTQANRSSPELPDYDQLVSVGQHWRDLIGYHTRHGDIRELLAAIDDRYAIVTAGDEIVLKFAAPPEPAAGWKRDFVWISDGWVKDGDYNTRFGKTVLPLPAHGMNKYTTPPGKLEDDRVFRHHRQDWQNYHTRYITPHVFEQGLRRFRPGQPIQRGKQTWTKHSQTAWHW
- a CDS encoding prolyl oligopeptidase family serine peptidase, encoding MRFRHGVPLTPVLYCLAAASLLPAAEPRLPRDNLLVYRGPNGGPLPVRTTADWLKRRAEILEGMQSVMGRLPGDEKRCPLDMKVEEEVDRGQYVRRLITYSSEPGGRVPAYLCIPKAALAKGAARVPAVLCLHPTDNVAGHGVVVGLGGKANRSYAAELAERGYVTLSPSYPLLAEYQPDLKALGWESGTLKAVWDNIRGLDLLASLGFVRPDAFGVIGHSLGGHNSVYTAVFDDRIKAVVSSCGLDSYLDYMGGDEKVWFPEKGWCQTRYMPKLAGYRNRLAEIPFDFSEMIGALAPRQVLIVAPLHDSNFKFDSVDRLAAAAREVFKLYGQGDHLRVEHPDCEHDFPDAMRDEAYRLFDAVLRP
- a CDS encoding GTPase; translated protein: MSVAFDLWAEQIQRLHCALDELAAAAATLGMPTPENQEWSELLKHKLLPQLGIKPALVVAVVGGTNIGKSVIFNHLAGQNASAVSPLAAGTRHPICLVPPGFDDARLLARLFEGFELREWQSAADSLTDCAEHLLFWRLAESVPPRLLLLDTPDVDSDAAVNWLRADQIRRSADVLIAVLTQQKYNDAAVKQFFRKAAEADKPVIVVFNQCDLAEDRDYWPQWLATFTAETGARPDHVYVVPYDRAAANHLRLPFCEVGPDGHAPLGGPASLQAELAQLHFDAIKVRTFRGALARLLDRDGGVPAWLWQLREASAEFAAANKTLNAAQMARVDWPTLPPRLLVDEVRAWWDARRSGWSRKIHAFYRVVGQGVSWPVREAWRTARGDAEPPQETFRARERQAIVEALEKLLAELDRLSQIGNDVLRPRLAAMLGGAAREALLARLAAAHAALPALDDDYRAFLRSELDRWSEGNPGAINVLRSLDNAAAVARPAITVTLAVSGWILAGDVVGHAAAHLAGQTASHLATEAMIAGGTTVGGEAVVTVTGEGVTQAAARLFRRLQLRYAEMRAQWLADWLERELLGKLLAPLRAGADLVHAPPFREVELALDALRSA
- a CDS encoding DUF433 domain-containing protein — protein: MQKIDFRNIEKVPDRCGGRAVIAGTRIRASLILGWYRMGMTVEGIVQQYPHLRPSDVHDALAYAYDHPVEMEEEIAANAEETVKRLYPGGPGRT
- a CDS encoding SDR family oxidoreductase — its product is MDQAFANRVALVTGGSRGIGRATALRLAREGADVAISYASRTDAAEAVVGEIRSLGRRAVCAPCDVSKPDDVERLVSAARTKIGPIDLLAHCGAISNIASHAELSYEQWRETIDVNLNGTFLVVFAVKDEMLRRGFGRMVTVSSIAALRPRKMQIHYASAKAGVIALTRCCAEAFAPHVRVNCVAPGLTETEMAHVLPEQTIRQVVSETPLGRIGQPDEIANVIRFLLSEESSFMTGQTVVSSGGRAMIP